One stretch of Planococcus sp. PAMC 21323 DNA includes these proteins:
- the tpx gene encoding thiol peroxidase, which translates to MVQITFKNNPMTLPNTEVNVGDQAPEFTVLSNGLEEVSLKDTTGKVRLVSVVPSLDTGVCSDQTKRFSEEATSLGDNVEVLTISADLPFAQKRWTDINKVDSITTLSDHRDLSFGEAYGLTMQELRLLARSVFVLDENDKVTYVEYVSEGTDHPDYEKALDAVKELTK; encoded by the coding sequence TTGGTACAAATTACATTCAAGAATAACCCAATGACTTTACCGAACACAGAAGTAAATGTGGGGGATCAAGCTCCTGAATTTACGGTTTTATCAAACGGCTTGGAAGAAGTATCGCTAAAAGATACAACTGGAAAAGTTCGTTTAGTTAGTGTAGTTCCTTCTCTAGATACAGGGGTATGTTCAGACCAAACAAAACGTTTCAGTGAAGAAGCTACTTCTTTAGGAGACAATGTTGAAGTGTTAACTATCTCAGCTGATTTGCCGTTTGCGCAAAAGCGTTGGACAGACATCAACAAAGTTGATTCTATTACGACTTTGTCAGATCACCGTGATTTGTCATTTGGTGAAGCATACGGATTAACGATGCAAGAGCTTCGACTGTTAGCTCGTTCAGTTTTCGTACTTGATGAAAATGACAAAGTTACTTACGTTGAGTATGTTTCTGAAGGAACAGATCATCCTGATTACGAGAAAGCGTTAGATGCAGTTAAAGAATTAACAAAATAA